The genomic segment TCGGCCATCACTTCGGATTGACCGACGCCGAGATGGAGGCCTTGGAGTAGCACATCGGCGCTGCATTTGACACCCGGTGCCCTTGACCGTATACTGGCGGTTAGAGACTGACCGGTCAGTCTGGGGGGAAAAATGGCCACAGTGGCAGAGCGGTTGAGGAAGTCGCAGCAAAAAGAAGATACTCGCAGGAAAATCCTCGAATCAGCCGCGCAAGTATTTGCCAGTAAGGGTTTTCACGGTTCGGTCGTCGATGACATCGTAAAGGCCTCCGGCACCTCCAAGGGTGCCGTCTATTTCTACTTCGAGAGCAAAGAGCAGATTTATTTTTCGCTCGTCGAGGATTATGTGGCGACGCTTGCCCAGGAGATGCACCTTGCGGTGCAGCGCGGCCGCGGGCTCGTCGGCCAGGTGGAGGCGGCCGTTGCGACCATCGTCCGGAGCTTCCAGGCCCACCGCGCGCTCGCGCGAATCGTGCTGCTCGACTGGCCCGTGGCCGGGGCGGAGTTCCAGGGCGAGCGGATCGCTCTCAAGAGCATGCTCGTCGAGGTGCTGCGCGGCTACCTCGATCGGGCGGTTCAGGATCACCGGATCGATGCGCAGGACACCGAGCTCGCCGCCTATGTCTGGATCGGCGCGATCGGCGAGGTCGTCGTGCGGTGGCTCAACACCGGCCGGCCGGCGCCGCTCGAAGACGTCGTCGCCCCGCTGACCCGTCTGCTGCTGAGCAGTGTCGGCCTCGCGCCGACGGCTTCGCCGGCTACGTGACCGACCTCGATGCCGACGTCCGCGCGCGCACGTGGGCGCGCCTCGTCCGCACCGCGTTTCTCGAGGGAGACTTCGTGCTG from the bacterium genome contains:
- a CDS encoding TetR/AcrR family transcriptional regulator, with amino-acid sequence MAERLRKSQQKEDTRRKILESAAQVFASKGFHGSVVDDIVKASGTSKGAVYFYFESKEQIYFSLVEDYVATLAQEMHLAVQRGRGLVGQVEAAVATIVRSFQAHRALARIVLLDWPVAGAEFQGERIALKSMLVEVLRGYLDRAVQDHRIDAQDTELAAYVWIGAIGEVVVRWLNTGRPAPLEDVVAPLTRLLLSSVGLAPTASPAT